The proteins below are encoded in one region of Rana temporaria chromosome 2, aRanTem1.1, whole genome shotgun sequence:
- the ELF3 gene encoding ETS-related transcription factor Elf-3 isoform X1 gives MAGATCDMSSILTNYITTLYPPIQAHPVPSGLLSSLDNDKFLTFAIPESSSELAVDLCGWAQNMPNLWTREQVLDWFSYSIERNKWDASTIDLKQCDMDGQRLCQLSRQDMRSMFGGLGDKLYDHLSQLKEWQTPPTVNTGITDYELTGDPFQWDLICDLIRNEDLQFEIKKEKEYDFYGDVTKDGGYYSDPISPASSESCASAGTGQYSPQAGDSSAGSDLDIKSHLKRDLFSNKKDVTPNKRRRGRPRKLASDCRDILESKKNKHSARGTHLWEFIRDILLHPDLNEGLLKWEDRTEGVFKFLRSEAVAQLWGQKKRNASMTYEKLSRAMRYYYKREILERVDGRRLVYKFGKNATGWQLSDKVSQGC, from the exons ATGGCGGGAGCAACATGTGACATGAGCAGTATTCTTACAAACTACATTACGACGTTATATCCACCAATCCAAGCTCATCCTGTGCCGTCTGGCCTTTTATCAAGCCTGGATAATGACAAGTTCCTTACTTTTGCCATTCCGGAGTCGAGCAGTGAActagcag tgGACCTATGTGGGTGGGCTCAGAACATGCCAAACCTGTGGACCAGAGAACAAGTGTTGGACTGGTTCAGTTACAGCATAGAGAGGAACAAATGGGATGCCAGCACTATAGATCTGAAGCAATGTGACATGGATGGGCAACGTCTTTGCCAACTCAGCAGGCAAGATATGAGGTCGATGTTTGGGGGACTTGGAGACAAGCTTTATGATCATTTGAGCCAGCTTAAAGAAT GGCAAACTCCTCCAACAGTGAATACTGGAATCACGGATTATGAATTAACTG GAGACCCATTTCAGTGGGATCTAATCTGTGACTTAATCCGAAATGAAGATCTGCAGTTTGAAATCAAGAAGGAAAAAG AGTATGACTTTTACGGCGATGTGACAAAAGATGGGGGTTATTACTCTGATCCGATCTCTCCAGCAAGCTCTGAATCCTGCGCATCTG cagggacagggcaaTATAGCCCACAAGCTGGAGATTCTTCAGCAGGAAGTGATCTGGATATCAAAAGTCATTTGAAAAGAG ATTTGTTCTCAAACAAAAAGGATGTTACACCAAACAAGAGAAGGCGGGGAAGACCTAGAAAGCTGGCCTCTGATTGCAGAGACATCCTGGAGTCAAAGAAGAACAAGCACT CAGCACGTGGTACACACCTCTGGGAGTTTATTCGGGATATATTGTTGCATCCAGATTTGAATGAAGGCCTTTTGAAGTGGGAAGATAGAACTGAAGGGGTCTTCAAATTCCTTCGTTCAGAGGCAGTGGCCCAACTGTGGGGACAAAAGAAAAGGAATGCCAGTATGACATATGAGAAACTTAGTCGAGCCATGAG GTACTACTATAAACGAGAAATCCTCGAGCGTGTAGATGGTCGCAGATTGGTATATAAATTTGGGAAGAACGCCACTGGATGGCAGTTGAGTGACAAAGTGTCCCAAGGATGTTAA
- the ELF3 gene encoding ETS-related transcription factor Elf-3 isoform X2 has product MAGATCDMSSILTNYITTLYPPIQAHPVPSGLLSSLDNDKFLTFAIPESSSELAVDLCGWAQNMPNLWTREQVLDWFSYSIERNKWDASTIDLKQCDMDGQRLCQLSRQDMRSMFGGLGDKLYDHLSQLKEWQTPPTVNTGITDYELTGDPFQWDLICDLIRNEDLQFEIKKEKEYDFYGDVTKDGGYYSDPISPASSESCASAGTGQYSPQAGDSSAGSDLDIKSHLKRDLFSNKKDVTPNKRRRGRPRKLASDCRDILESKKNKHSRGTHLWEFIRDILLHPDLNEGLLKWEDRTEGVFKFLRSEAVAQLWGQKKRNASMTYEKLSRAMRYYYKREILERVDGRRLVYKFGKNATGWQLSDKVSQGC; this is encoded by the exons ATGGCGGGAGCAACATGTGACATGAGCAGTATTCTTACAAACTACATTACGACGTTATATCCACCAATCCAAGCTCATCCTGTGCCGTCTGGCCTTTTATCAAGCCTGGATAATGACAAGTTCCTTACTTTTGCCATTCCGGAGTCGAGCAGTGAActagcag tgGACCTATGTGGGTGGGCTCAGAACATGCCAAACCTGTGGACCAGAGAACAAGTGTTGGACTGGTTCAGTTACAGCATAGAGAGGAACAAATGGGATGCCAGCACTATAGATCTGAAGCAATGTGACATGGATGGGCAACGTCTTTGCCAACTCAGCAGGCAAGATATGAGGTCGATGTTTGGGGGACTTGGAGACAAGCTTTATGATCATTTGAGCCAGCTTAAAGAAT GGCAAACTCCTCCAACAGTGAATACTGGAATCACGGATTATGAATTAACTG GAGACCCATTTCAGTGGGATCTAATCTGTGACTTAATCCGAAATGAAGATCTGCAGTTTGAAATCAAGAAGGAAAAAG AGTATGACTTTTACGGCGATGTGACAAAAGATGGGGGTTATTACTCTGATCCGATCTCTCCAGCAAGCTCTGAATCCTGCGCATCTG cagggacagggcaaTATAGCCCACAAGCTGGAGATTCTTCAGCAGGAAGTGATCTGGATATCAAAAGTCATTTGAAAAGAG ATTTGTTCTCAAACAAAAAGGATGTTACACCAAACAAGAGAAGGCGGGGAAGACCTAGAAAGCTGGCCTCTGATTGCAGAGACATCCTGGAGTCAAAGAAGAACAAGCACT CACGTGGTACACACCTCTGGGAGTTTATTCGGGATATATTGTTGCATCCAGATTTGAATGAAGGCCTTTTGAAGTGGGAAGATAGAACTGAAGGGGTCTTCAAATTCCTTCGTTCAGAGGCAGTGGCCCAACTGTGGGGACAAAAGAAAAGGAATGCCAGTATGACATATGAGAAACTTAGTCGAGCCATGAG GTACTACTATAAACGAGAAATCCTCGAGCGTGTAGATGGTCGCAGATTGGTATATAAATTTGGGAAGAACGCCACTGGATGGCAGTTGAGTGACAAAGTGTCCCAAGGATGTTAA